A DNA window from Selenomonas sp. oral taxon 126 contains the following coding sequences:
- a CDS encoding GTPase, producing MNDPRQSILQTYERIEDRLTALSMKLDTIIDTEMSNVHKQEIRAQIARMQQDFRAARWAVPDRNEWCVCNVAFFGETTAGKSTLIEALRLHWADNAQKYTEQWGSSIGSGAGDCTKEPIAYDVRLGSGILRLIDLPGIEGVLEEQNPEFSTKLEDALRTANVILYLVGNGKKPERGTIAKVAQYLRQDARVYAVYNVHCPAKAERIPEIDGSYIDELYAEMKHIQCAMEEQARKILADRLGESFEDIYVMNAHLAFMGAAYDPLFGLSVIMPERSTLRQEQESYAREFAGDTDAMRASARLDMIVDLLQDRAARIQELQAEQQTQRIRRLIDGLFGSAGALSILQSLAEQMQREQCEYYGAQINVNAATFQFEQRITAIPRTVASKFRTKYQDLMYDCIEKHWDGTIDERRVRQFMKEHAEEMRGFVAEAVQQKINEALSRLMEEYEAVWADFERKEAMEQTRLQTLGLHFTGSGFQAQGHGLGTFVMNGLGAAVGGAAMREILFAVAKKGGANLLAGLVKGGMGLGPFIAMNVGFEVLKHILGAESQTSKAKAAACKFFERQETALADDLYRVLDELDLVGQVNKSYYDVFTNMVERQDRAYQQMIDEIEDLSAFFCWR from the coding sequence ATGAATGATCCACGCCAAAGCATATTGCAGACCTATGAACGCATTGAGGATCGGTTGACAGCACTGTCCATGAAACTCGACACCATCATTGACACAGAGATGAGCAACGTGCACAAACAGGAGATTCGTGCGCAGATTGCGCGGATGCAGCAGGACTTTCGTGCGGCGCGTTGGGCAGTTCCCGACCGGAACGAATGGTGCGTATGCAATGTCGCCTTCTTTGGTGAGACGACCGCCGGGAAGTCGACCCTGATCGAGGCACTGCGTCTGCATTGGGCTGACAATGCACAGAAATACACGGAGCAGTGGGGCTCGTCAATCGGAAGCGGAGCCGGGGATTGCACAAAGGAACCAATCGCCTATGATGTGCGGCTCGGCTCAGGTATCCTGCGTCTGATAGACCTTCCCGGGATCGAGGGCGTACTTGAGGAACAGAATCCGGAGTTCTCAACAAAGCTGGAAGATGCGCTGCGTACGGCAAATGTCATCCTCTACCTCGTGGGCAATGGGAAGAAGCCCGAGCGCGGTACGATAGCGAAGGTTGCTCAATATCTGCGGCAGGATGCGCGGGTCTATGCGGTCTACAATGTGCACTGTCCTGCCAAGGCAGAGCGCATCCCAGAGATCGATGGATCATATATAGACGAACTGTATGCAGAAATGAAGCACATTCAATGTGCGATGGAGGAACAGGCGCGAAAGATCCTCGCAGACCGGCTTGGGGAAAGTTTTGAAGATATCTATGTGATGAATGCCCACCTTGCGTTTATGGGAGCTGCGTACGATCCGCTGTTTGGCTTATCGGTGATTATGCCCGAGCGAAGCACACTGAGGCAGGAGCAGGAAAGCTATGCCCGTGAATTTGCGGGAGACACTGACGCGATGCGGGCATCCGCTCGTCTGGATATGATCGTCGACCTGCTTCAGGATCGGGCGGCGCGTATTCAGGAACTGCAGGCAGAACAGCAGACACAACGGATTCGGCGGCTGATCGACGGACTTTTTGGCTCTGCGGGAGCACTCTCCATATTGCAGTCCCTTGCAGAGCAGATGCAGAGGGAACAGTGTGAATATTACGGGGCACAGATCAATGTAAATGCGGCAACATTCCAGTTTGAGCAGCGCATCACAGCAATACCGAGGACAGTGGCTTCAAAGTTCCGTACGAAGTATCAGGATCTCATGTATGACTGTATTGAAAAGCATTGGGATGGAACGATTGACGAGCGTCGTGTCCGACAGTTCATGAAAGAACATGCGGAGGAAATGCGGGGCTTTGTCGCCGAGGCGGTTCAGCAAAAAATCAATGAGGCGCTCTCCCGCCTGATGGAGGAATATGAGGCTGTGTGGGCAGATTTCGAGCGCAAGGAGGCGATGGAGCAGACCCGTCTGCAAACCTTGGGGCTTCACTTTACGGGGAGCGGATTTCAGGCGCAGGGGCATGGACTCGGAACGTTTGTGATGAATGGGCTCGGTGCGGCAGTGGGTGGAGCAGCAATGCGAGAGATACTGTTCGCTGTGGCAAAAAAAGGTGGAGCAAATCTCCTGGCAGGGTTGGTCAAAGGTGGCATGGGACTCGGACCCTTCATTGCAATGAACGTTGGCTTTGAAGTGCTCAAGCACATCTTGGGGGCGGAGTCACAAACGTCCAAAGCAAAAGCCGCAGCATGCAAGTTCTTTGAGCGGCAGGAGACTGCCCTTGCGGACGACCTCTATCGCGTGTTGGACGAGCTTGATCTTGTGGGGCAGGTAAACAAATCCTATTATGATGTATTCACGAACATGGTGGAACGACAGGATCGGGCGTATCAGCAGATGATTGACGAGATCGAGGACTTGTCTGCGTTTTTCTGCTGGAGGTAA
- a CDS encoding LeoA/HP0731 family dynamin-like GTPase — MSMTAKHRYEAVLRKLKELSACGGACVEDCEQIEKKLAELADETVSIALVGAFSDGKTSVIAGLADETLDGMEIAIDEATDGIHVYEPHAAKMPCRMVDTPGLFGEKGKEMEGGFRRFEEITHGYLKEAHVILYVVESENPLKNSHKELLWHLLRTLGKADRTIFVINRMDEVVDVTNVEAYAEMAEIKKNTVRMRLQELIGLSMEEVGRARIVCVAADPGRKGMAVWKEHRDVYAKRSHMDDLRTAVSEFLAAHSAERLLDAAALETAYTVLRENVEKVQRRCNDFARNAVPQLEESIRRQKSEKERIEKCAEQAARDCDEELADLRCALISKINGLTQENIVKFIDIEFGQMNGAIGHAFTRTLQGILKKHFSGIGAKVSPMFDRIEKEYGTQTGLYTAYVNPLREWIPCVSDTQLVERVKKMLLDGGELLGGLGVDFKIDTAVETRIADIAKFAPALTAFARAGMMVYELYSARQKREAFKAMQKELKEFVEKAIDEERGTIINGGDGFYRKYGVPLSEINQFINEGAAQLEAVKMEMNALAAWKSEAEDLLRQMQTA, encoded by the coding sequence ATGAGCATGACGGCAAAACACCGCTATGAGGCGGTCTTGCGCAAATTGAAGGAACTTTCCGCATGCGGCGGGGCGTGCGTGGAGGATTGTGAACAGATCGAGAAAAAGCTGGCAGAGCTTGCGGATGAAACAGTCTCAATCGCATTGGTGGGTGCATTCTCCGACGGCAAGACGAGCGTCATCGCGGGGCTGGCGGATGAGACGCTCGATGGAATGGAGATTGCGATTGATGAGGCGACAGACGGGATTCATGTCTATGAGCCGCATGCAGCGAAGATGCCCTGCCGCATGGTTGATACACCCGGACTCTTCGGGGAGAAGGGCAAAGAAATGGAGGGCGGCTTTCGGCGCTTCGAGGAGATCACGCACGGCTACCTCAAAGAGGCACATGTGATCCTCTATGTCGTTGAGAGCGAGAACCCCCTCAAGAACAGTCATAAGGAACTCTTGTGGCATTTGCTGCGAACGCTTGGCAAGGCAGACCGCACGATCTTCGTCATCAATCGGATGGACGAGGTCGTTGATGTCACCAATGTGGAAGCCTATGCAGAGATGGCAGAGATCAAGAAGAACACCGTGCGCATGAGGCTGCAGGAGCTGATCGGTCTGTCGATGGAGGAGGTCGGTCGGGCGCGCATTGTCTGTGTGGCGGCGGATCCCGGACGCAAGGGCATGGCGGTCTGGAAGGAGCATAGGGATGTGTATGCGAAACGCTCCCATATGGATGACCTGAGGACGGCTGTCTCGGAATTTCTTGCGGCGCATTCTGCCGAGCGTCTGCTCGATGCCGCTGCGCTGGAAACGGCGTACACCGTATTGCGGGAGAATGTGGAGAAGGTACAGCGCCGCTGCAACGACTTTGCGCGCAATGCCGTCCCGCAGCTGGAAGAGAGCATTCGCCGCCAGAAGAGTGAAAAGGAACGGATTGAGAAATGTGCGGAGCAGGCTGCGCGGGACTGTGATGAGGAACTGGCAGATCTCCGCTGTGCGCTCATCAGCAAGATCAACGGGCTGACACAAGAGAATATCGTGAAATTCATCGACATCGAGTTCGGGCAGATGAATGGGGCGATCGGACATGCCTTTACGCGTACGCTGCAGGGCATCTTGAAGAAGCACTTTTCAGGGATCGGGGCAAAGGTGTCTCCCATGTTTGATCGTATCGAAAAGGAGTACGGCACGCAGACGGGGCTCTATACTGCTTACGTAAATCCCCTGCGCGAATGGATCCCTTGCGTTTCCGACACACAGCTCGTGGAGCGGGTGAAGAAGATGCTTCTTGATGGTGGGGAACTGCTGGGCGGGCTTGGTGTTGACTTCAAGATCGACACTGCTGTTGAAACGAGGATTGCCGATATCGCCAAATTCGCGCCCGCGCTGACCGCATTCGCCCGGGCAGGGATGATGGTCTATGAGTTGTATTCTGCACGGCAAAAGCGGGAGGCCTTCAAGGCGATGCAGAAGGAACTCAAAGAGTTTGTTGAAAAGGCAATCGATGAGGAGCGGGGCACAATCATAAATGGCGGAGATGGATTCTACCGGAAATACGGGGTGCCGCTTTCGGAAATCAATCAATTTATCAACGAAGGAGCAGCGCAGCTTGAGGCGGTGAAGATGGAGATGAACGCGCTTGCCGCATGGAAGAGCGAGGCGGAGGATCTGCTGCGGCAGATGCAGACCGCATAA
- a CDS encoding dynamin family protein, which produces MRKEEYLAQHGARKEKLLALLDDAQKFMVVQEKPEDAAALQKLGQNIEEGLFSIVLIGAFSAGKSTFLNALMHKRILPSYTRETTAAVNFLRHASKAPHGEPGIVYYRDGSTEVLPDLSVDTLTQYVTVGTGTERNHVPETTERVDLFLESRFLEDGVMLIDSPGLNGITENLESITRQQIKESHASIFMFSAGQPGSKTDFEILRDLRAQCGRIFIVLNKIDDIKSGEKETVEGVVAHLKESYAEQFAGAPLPEIYPISSYQALLARDPEGLGQAGTDAAERARLEEGSRLPAFEDRLFRYLVEGEKAQEAFSAPVHTLRAMLGSMCSELDARIEILCAERSPDELIAQQGAIEDKIGELRQEREALWQPLRTRFQSVMRDIYDRMSGYSAGFVERVVSEAELIEDVEDLREYAAGLEDRITGEHRRRLQRMDDELREELAMVADEISGQALEGLSEAVSSIPGAALGLSARTFQMTEMEVGSRLEADEKAFAEKRREMQALEDEMQRKEMDKIAARRMERRRDEIKQEQRELAQRYMNIEDSFTIPAVDRYEVPVIGVRDRRGFFGKIGNFLFGGREYQTVEVKTDSSARDEALRLRDGRLDGIAAERAQLQKEMREYQEPAVGSEELDYEIKAAHQRMQRLQKEYKDALQKHTERIEKEAARAMKGMRREIRCYAEERGEEFERAARSGLQAVKQKSYEAVRGMVTVRIEDEIRRCEERLARLIADSEASDAERDQKLQLAQEARAEADALIARSEAFAREIADKMQDVIEEV; this is translated from the coding sequence ATGAGGAAAGAGGAATATCTGGCACAGCACGGCGCGCGCAAGGAAAAGCTCCTCGCACTGCTGGATGACGCGCAGAAGTTCATGGTGGTGCAGGAGAAGCCGGAGGATGCAGCCGCGCTGCAGAAACTGGGGCAGAACATCGAGGAGGGGCTGTTCAGCATCGTCCTGATCGGCGCGTTCAGCGCGGGCAAGTCCACCTTCCTGAACGCGCTCATGCACAAGCGCATCCTGCCGTCGTATACGCGCGAGACGACTGCCGCCGTCAACTTCCTGCGGCACGCGTCCAAAGCGCCGCACGGGGAGCCGGGAATCGTCTACTACCGCGATGGGAGCACGGAGGTGTTGCCCGACCTCAGTGTCGATACGCTCACGCAGTACGTGACGGTCGGCACGGGGACGGAGCGGAACCACGTCCCCGAGACGACGGAGCGCGTGGATCTCTTCCTCGAGAGCAGGTTCCTCGAGGATGGCGTGATGCTCATCGACAGCCCGGGGCTGAACGGCATCACGGAGAACCTCGAATCCATCACGCGCCAGCAGATCAAGGAGTCACACGCCTCCATCTTCATGTTCAGCGCAGGTCAGCCAGGCTCCAAGACGGACTTCGAGATCCTGCGCGACCTGCGCGCGCAGTGCGGGCGGATCTTCATCGTACTGAACAAGATCGACGACATCAAGTCGGGCGAGAAGGAGACCGTGGAGGGCGTCGTCGCTCATCTGAAGGAGAGCTATGCCGAGCAGTTCGCAGGCGCGCCCCTTCCTGAAATCTATCCCATTTCCTCCTATCAGGCACTCCTCGCACGCGATCCCGAGGGACTGGGACAGGCGGGGACGGATGCAGCAGAGCGCGCCCGTCTGGAGGAGGGATCGCGTCTGCCCGCATTCGAGGATCGTCTCTTCCGCTACCTTGTCGAGGGCGAGAAGGCGCAGGAGGCGTTCAGTGCGCCCGTCCACACGCTGCGCGCCATGCTCGGGAGTATGTGCAGCGAGCTGGACGCACGCATCGAGATCCTGTGTGCAGAGCGCAGCCCCGATGAGCTGATCGCACAGCAGGGCGCGATAGAGGACAAGATCGGGGAGCTGCGGCAGGAGCGGGAGGCACTGTGGCAGCCCCTCAGGACCCGATTCCAGAGCGTCATGCGCGACATCTATGACCGTATGAGCGGCTACAGTGCGGGATTCGTGGAGCGCGTCGTCTCGGAGGCGGAGCTCATCGAGGACGTGGAGGATCTGCGCGAGTATGCTGCCGGCCTTGAGGACAGGATCACGGGCGAGCACCGCCGCCGCCTGCAGCGGATGGATGACGAGCTGCGCGAGGAACTCGCGATGGTGGCGGACGAGATCAGCGGGCAGGCACTCGAGGGGCTGAGCGAGGCGGTCTCGTCGATTCCCGGGGCTGCACTGGGGCTTTCCGCCCGCACGTTCCAGATGACCGAGATGGAGGTCGGCAGCAGGCTGGAGGCGGATGAGAAGGCGTTTGCCGAAAAGCGCAGGGAGATGCAGGCTCTCGAGGATGAGATGCAGCGGAAGGAAATGGACAAGATCGCCGCACGCCGCATGGAGCGCCGGCGCGACGAGATCAAGCAGGAGCAGCGGGAGCTGGCGCAGCGGTACATGAACATCGAGGACTCCTTCACCATCCCGGCGGTCGACCGGTATGAGGTTCCCGTGATAGGCGTGAGAGATCGGCGCGGTTTTTTTGGCAAGATCGGGAACTTCCTCTTTGGCGGCAGGGAATATCAGACCGTCGAGGTGAAGACGGACAGCTCGGCACGGGATGAGGCGCTGCGCCTGCGTGACGGACGGCTGGACGGCATCGCTGCAGAGCGGGCGCAGCTTCAGAAGGAGATGCGGGAGTATCAGGAGCCGGCGGTGGGCAGCGAGGAGCTGGACTACGAGATCAAGGCTGCGCATCAGCGGATGCAGCGGCTTCAGAAGGAGTACAAAGATGCCCTGCAGAAGCATACGGAGCGGATCGAGAAGGAAGCCGCCCGTGCGATGAAGGGGATGCGGCGCGAGATCCGCTGCTACGCCGAGGAGCGCGGCGAGGAGTTCGAGCGTGCCGCACGCTCCGGCCTGCAGGCGGTGAAGCAAAAATCCTACGAGGCGGTGCGCGGCATGGTGACTGTGCGCATCGA
- a CDS encoding methylated-DNA--[protein]-cysteine S-methyltransferase has product MIYTAQYDSPLGTMLLASDGTALTALDFDDTSDCIRGMQKDLPVFEETFRWLDLYFSGKVPDCMPQLAPKGTAFQHAVWDILRTIPYGKTTTYGRIAAQLAETRGGRMSAQAVGGAVGRNPISILIPCHRVIGADGSLTGYAGGMERKDFLLRLEGSYS; this is encoded by the coding sequence ATGATCTACACCGCACAGTACGACTCACCGCTCGGCACGATGCTCCTTGCGAGCGACGGGACTGCGCTCACCGCGCTTGACTTTGACGATACAAGCGACTGCATCCGAGGGATGCAAAAAGATCTCCCCGTGTTCGAGGAGACCTTTCGATGGCTCGATCTGTATTTCAGCGGCAAAGTACCGGACTGCATGCCGCAGCTTGCGCCCAAGGGCACAGCATTTCAGCACGCGGTCTGGGATATCCTGCGCACGATTCCGTACGGAAAGACGACGACCTACGGCAGGATCGCCGCACAGCTTGCAGAGACACGCGGCGGCCGTATGTCCGCACAGGCGGTCGGCGGCGCGGTCGGACGCAACCCCATCTCCATCCTCATCCCCTGCCACCGCGTCATCGGCGCGGATGGCAGTCTGACGGGCTATGCGGGCGGTATGGAGCGCAAGGACTTCCTGCTACGGCTGGAGGGAAGCTATTCATAA
- a CDS encoding Txe/YoeB family addiction module toxin has protein sequence MNKTWSDEAWEDYIGWQSEDKKTMKRINLLLKDVERHPFDGVGKPEPLKGELGGFWSRRIDEKNRLIYRITPNGMEILSCKGHYE, from the coding sequence GTGAATAAGACATGGTCGGATGAGGCGTGGGAGGACTATATCGGCTGGCAGTCAGAGGACAAGAAGACGATGAAACGGATCAATCTCCTGCTCAAGGATGTGGAGCGGCATCCGTTTGACGGCGTTGGAAAACCGGAACCGCTCAAGGGCGAGCTCGGCGGATTTTGGAGCAGACGGATTGATGAGAAGAACCGCCTAATCTATCGTATTACGCCGAACGGCATGGAGATTCTTTCCTGCAAGGGGCATTATGAATAG
- a CDS encoding type II toxin-antitoxin system RelB/DinJ family antitoxin: MAQNVMVCMDDDLSMRLHEVCDEIGLPISTAFLIFAKRVARDRKIPFELSAEPDPLYSESNMAHLRRGIAQLNAGRGVQHDLIEVADSE; this comes from the coding sequence GGCGCAGAATGTTATGGTGTGTATGGATGATGATTTGTCGATGCGTCTGCATGAGGTTTGTGACGAGATCGGGCTACCCATTTCCACCGCATTTCTGATTTTTGCAAAGCGCGTCGCACGAGATCGCAAAATCCCATTTGAACTCTCTGCGGAACCGGATCCGCTCTACTCGGAAAGCAATATGGCACATCTGCGTCGGGGAATTGCCCAGCTCAATGCCGGCAGGGGCGTGCAGCATGATTTGATTGAGGTCGCAGACAGTGAATAA
- a CDS encoding dynamin family protein, with protein MDACTPIQTKILSLLEDLEKEESLQSVEGFAAELELLKERMQDDVFRIAVVGEFSSGKSTFINALLGRDVLSHASKETTAVLTQVVNVASDDPRVGTGLVRHKDGTEQEIRTDELREYTTTVSERHAVAQEIASVDIYTPLLHAERPLMLIDTPGLNGVASGHLDQTIRVVQEAHACIYLLQHRGLTKEDLAFLRGYLVPCQQNFIFVQNFIDAFRPHEGESVEQRLPMLERTLREEVFAGSESHTFCVCGVSALKELAGQDRSITYLYEDSTDELDDGARAQLREESNFASFRALMEENFNERRLAEIQYRGTANAILGWARSLLERIARRAEEARSVFELSREHRAIERLTQLQEKLKEMRAKNCEAIDGLIARKVNESVKELGTLLERCGQRAEQEVRACVDACRTPDDIQRRKEEVPVSVARILNATQQEIRGTLQDSMQLLHEMIVERIEEYSGIGRLAGEVRTVAAGDLPALAQMRADHGTDVEARTARIAEKRAQEEQVARQLAQTNRAASEAERDVRHWADAASEAYRTQRSIQDEMRRMGSRPAVRVWQEEHVVKRTSLLGRFLDFFSTKTEVRTMRDDSAQRDWDARYKALQAKQNTYAARRDDLLARKAKSERKLRSYQGDAEADAARIRRLEQSIREDEALLEAERRKRETQQKHAMQAYLAECRRHICNWVHTHLYGADGTDGAEGELGRLEEAWRKQLRAVQEEMQDRAHRLYDEAEAQKLAQLEQAKQDKAPALQRELEALTRADALLQQGIRKMEGDLT; from the coding sequence ATGGATGCGTGTACACCGATACAGACAAAAATTCTCTCCTTATTGGAAGACCTTGAAAAAGAGGAGTCGCTCCAATCGGTGGAAGGATTTGCTGCAGAATTGGAACTGCTGAAAGAACGAATGCAGGACGACGTGTTCCGCATTGCCGTGGTCGGTGAGTTCAGTTCGGGAAAGTCCACCTTTATCAACGCTCTGCTCGGCAGGGATGTTCTGAGCCATGCCTCGAAGGAAACAACAGCGGTACTTACGCAGGTTGTCAACGTGGCATCGGATGATCCACGCGTTGGCACGGGACTTGTTCGCCACAAGGATGGCACAGAGCAGGAAATCCGCACGGATGAGTTACGGGAGTATACTACGACCGTGAGCGAGCGACACGCGGTAGCTCAGGAGATTGCATCTGTTGATATATATACGCCATTGCTCCACGCAGAACGTCCTCTTATGCTGATCGACACGCCGGGGCTGAACGGCGTTGCCTCGGGGCATCTCGACCAGACCATACGTGTGGTTCAGGAGGCGCACGCCTGCATCTACCTCCTCCAGCACCGCGGGCTGACGAAGGAGGATCTCGCCTTCCTGCGCGGCTATCTCGTGCCATGCCAGCAGAACTTCATCTTCGTACAGAACTTCATTGACGCATTCCGCCCGCACGAAGGCGAGAGCGTGGAGCAGCGGCTTCCCATGCTCGAAAGGACGCTGCGGGAAGAAGTCTTTGCGGGCAGCGAGAGCCATACGTTCTGTGTCTGCGGCGTCTCAGCGCTCAAGGAACTTGCAGGGCAGGATCGCAGCATCACGTATCTCTATGAAGACAGCACGGATGAGCTGGATGACGGGGCGCGCGCACAGCTGCGCGAGGAGTCGAACTTTGCGAGTTTCCGCGCACTGATGGAGGAGAACTTTAATGAACGCCGCCTTGCGGAGATCCAGTATCGTGGAACGGCAAATGCCATCCTCGGATGGGCGCGGTCGCTGCTGGAGCGCATCGCACGCCGTGCCGAGGAGGCGCGCAGCGTATTCGAACTCAGCAGGGAGCATCGTGCTATCGAGCGGCTGACGCAGCTGCAGGAAAAGTTGAAGGAGATGCGCGCAAAAAACTGCGAGGCAATCGACGGACTCATCGCACGCAAGGTCAATGAGTCGGTCAAGGAACTTGGGACGCTCCTGGAGCGATGTGGACAGCGGGCGGAGCAGGAGGTCAGGGCGTGTGTGGATGCTTGCCGTACGCCGGACGATATCCAGCGCAGGAAGGAGGAGGTCCCCGTCTCCGTAGCGCGCATCCTGAATGCCACGCAGCAGGAGATCCGGGGAACGCTGCAGGACTCCATGCAGCTCCTGCACGAGATGATCGTGGAGCGCATCGAGGAGTACAGCGGCATCGGACGCCTTGCGGGCGAGGTTCGGACCGTGGCGGCGGGAGACCTGCCCGCGCTCGCACAGATGCGTGCAGACCACGGCACGGATGTCGAGGCGCGCACGGCGCGCATTGCCGAGAAGCGGGCACAGGAGGAACAGGTGGCGCGTCAGCTGGCGCAGACCAATCGGGCGGCATCGGAGGCAGAACGAGATGTGCGGCACTGGGCGGATGCGGCGAGCGAGGCATACAGGACGCAGCGCAGCATACAGGATGAGATGCGCCGCATGGGCAGCCGCCCCGCCGTGCGCGTCTGGCAGGAAGAGCATGTTGTCAAGAGAACCAGTCTGTTAGGAAGATTCCTCGATTTTTTCTCGACCAAGACCGAGGTCCGCACCATGCGCGACGACAGCGCGCAGCGGGACTGGGATGCGCGGTACAAGGCGCTGCAGGCGAAGCAGAACACGTATGCAGCGCGCCGTGACGACCTCCTGGCGCGCAAGGCGAAGAGCGAGCGCAAGCTCCGCAGCTATCAGGGCGATGCCGAGGCCGATGCAGCGCGGATCCGCCGCCTGGAGCAGAGTATCCGCGAGGATGAGGCACTCCTGGAGGCAGAGCGGCGCAAGCGTGAGACGCAGCAGAAGCACGCGATGCAGGCGTATCTGGCGGAGTGCAGGAGGCACATCTGCAACTGGGTGCATACGCATCTGTACGGTGCAGATGGCACAGACGGTGCGGAGGGCGAGCTGGGGCGTCTCGAGGAAGCGTGGCGGAAGCAGCTCCGCGCGGTGCAGGAGGAGATGCAGGATCGTGCGCACCGCCTGTACGATGAGGCGGAGGCGCAGAAGCTGGCGCAGCTGGAACAGGCAAAGCAGGACAAGGCACCCGCACTGCAGCGCGAGCTAGAGGCTCTGACACGGGCGGACGCCCTGCTGCAGCAGGGGATACGGAAGATGGAGGGGGATCTCACATGA
- a CDS encoding vWA domain-containing protein, protein MAEEKVQGQTDLVFILDRSGSMSGMESDTIGGFNGMIGQHRGEGVDVLVSTVLFDHENEVIHDRVRIADVPVLTDKEYYTRGSTALLDAMGGAIHHIRNVHKYARPEDRPARTMFIITTDGMENASTRYTADQVRAMVKRQEAEGWEFIFLGANIDAVQVAGGLGIRADNAVEFACDEAGIRENFSTLAHLTSTFVGTGMILPGWQAKISKHLAKKRSGRS, encoded by the coding sequence ATGGCAGAAGAAAAAGTACAGGGGCAGACGGATCTGGTGTTCATTCTGGATCGCAGCGGGTCGATGTCGGGGATGGAGAGCGATACGATCGGCGGGTTCAACGGCATGATCGGGCAGCACAGGGGCGAGGGGGTGGACGTGCTCGTCTCGACGGTACTCTTCGACCACGAGAACGAGGTCATCCACGACCGCGTGCGGATTGCGGACGTGCCCGTGCTCACGGACAAGGAGTACTACACGCGCGGCAGCACGGCGCTGCTCGATGCGATGGGCGGCGCGATTCACCACATCCGCAACGTCCACAAGTACGCACGCCCCGAGGATCGCCCCGCGCGCACGATGTTCATCATCACGACGGACGGCATGGAGAACGCGAGCACGCGGTATACGGCGGATCAGGTGCGAGCGATGGTGAAGCGGCAGGAAGCGGAGGGGTGGGAGTTCATCTTCCTCGGCGCGAACATCGACGCCGTGCAGGTCGCGGGCGGGCTCGGCATCCGCGCCGACAACGCCGTCGAGTTCGCCTGTGATGAGGCGGGCATCCGCGAGAACTTCAGCACGCTTGCGCACCTGACGAGCACATTTGTCGGAACGGGCATGATTCTCCCCGGGTGGCAGGCAAAGATCAGCAAGCATCTCGCGAAGAAGAGGAGCGGGCGCAGCTGA